In the Moritella sp. F3 genome, one interval contains:
- a CDS encoding carbohydrate ABC transporter permease, with translation MKINSHTLSRATSHTMSRTMSEKLKVLLFIAPLLIPLLAFWIVPFGWSIYISFTDWDYISPEYSYVGFENYQYMIEDSYFTEALYNTFLFSLGVVIPTVMLGLGFALLLHKNFRGSQLYRAVIFSPWITPTVAVSIVWSWVFETKSGLANLLLGKVGIDPIPWLESGDTAMTVVVIVTVWQAVGWTMLFFISALNKIPESLYEASLIDGCSPLTRFIKITLPLISPTTFFLIIVNMINSVQAFDQFQILTQGGPSGSTRTLLYLFYQQAFEQYDMGPAAATSLIILAITGVLTLINTEMGKRWIYY, from the coding sequence ATGAAGATTAATTCACACACACTATCACGTGCCACCTCCCACACTATGTCGCGTACTATGTCGGAGAAACTAAAGGTACTATTATTTATAGCGCCTTTATTGATCCCGCTATTGGCTTTTTGGATTGTGCCATTTGGTTGGAGCATCTACATCAGCTTTACTGACTGGGATTATATCTCCCCAGAATACAGCTACGTCGGTTTTGAAAACTATCAATATATGATTGAAGATAGTTACTTTACTGAGGCGCTTTACAATACCTTCCTGTTTTCACTGGGCGTTGTTATTCCGACGGTGATGTTAGGATTGGGCTTTGCCTTATTGCTGCATAAAAACTTTCGCGGCAGCCAACTTTACCGCGCAGTGATTTTCTCACCTTGGATCACGCCAACAGTGGCTGTATCTATCGTCTGGTCATGGGTATTTGAAACCAAATCAGGTTTAGCAAATTTACTGCTCGGCAAAGTGGGCATCGACCCGATACCTTGGTTAGAAAGTGGTGATACAGCAATGACTGTCGTGGTGATCGTAACAGTCTGGCAAGCAGTTGGCTGGACCATGTTATTTTTCATTAGTGCATTAAACAAGATACCAGAGTCACTCTATGAAGCATCATTAATTGATGGCTGTAGCCCACTAACTCGCTTCATTAAAATCACTTTACCACTGATTTCGCCAACCACGTTTTTCCTTATTATTGTCAACATGATCAATTCGGTACAAGCCTTTGATCAATTCCAAATATTAACGCAAGGCGGCCCAAGCGGCAGTACCCGTACACTATTATATTTGTTCTATCAGCAAGCATTTGAGCAATATGATATGGGCCCAGCAGCAGCAACATCACTCATCATTTTAGCTATCACCGGTGTATTAACATTGATTAATACCGAGATGGGTAAACGCTGGATATATTACTAA
- a CDS encoding multidrug efflux SMR transporter, whose product MLKILTTMPPNLLLLLAIIFEVIATSLLPKTQQFSQPLISAIVLICYALAFFLLSITIKSVPIGIAYAVWCGAGIVLVTMISWLWYGQQLDWVAILGISLILLGSVIINVFSTTISH is encoded by the coding sequence ATGCTGAAAATACTGACAACCATGCCACCTAATTTATTACTGCTGCTTGCGATAATCTTTGAGGTGATCGCGACTTCGCTATTACCAAAAACTCAGCAATTCAGTCAACCATTAATAAGTGCGATTGTATTAATTTGCTATGCGTTGGCATTTTTTTTACTGTCGATCACCATCAAATCAGTGCCGATTGGTATCGCATATGCGGTCTGGTGTGGGGCTGGTATCGTACTTGTCACTATGATTAGCTGGTTGTGGTATGGCCAACAGCTCGACTGGGTTGCCATCTTAGGAATAAGCTTGATCTTACTCGGCAGTGTCATTATTAATGTCTTTTCAACCACGATTAGCCATTAA
- a CDS encoding LysR substrate-binding domain-containing protein produces the protein MLPPQRSLLAFEAVSRLGSIGAASRELHVTQAAVSQQLKNLELFLNCTLFIRNQRGVTLTQAAQQYLPVVSGSLQHLKLQTQILFGQQQSDVLRIKINTSFCHNWLIPKLANFTNKFAFIKLDLTLVDWPSRQPCSDADVEITNGFIDSEDTQAKRLCQEQWSMVCSPAFKQQHFDALEKNDISQLPAIQVKGYEESWMQWLCHHDIPPVSPNIQLEISNSLHALEAVKQGIGLMLVRSLVAEKALVSGELVLAMEGSMPSDSSHYIITANKRSAKVNFFCDWLEQQYSRQPNSNDANPVVFSNA, from the coding sequence ATGCTTCCACCACAACGTTCATTATTAGCTTTCGAAGCAGTATCTCGGCTCGGCTCAATAGGCGCGGCATCGCGTGAACTGCACGTGACTCAAGCCGCTGTAAGCCAACAGCTAAAAAATCTTGAACTATTCCTTAATTGTACTTTGTTTATTCGTAATCAACGTGGCGTGACATTAACCCAAGCCGCACAGCAGTACTTACCCGTGGTATCTGGATCACTGCAACACCTTAAATTACAAACTCAAATACTATTTGGTCAACAACAATCTGATGTCTTGCGCATTAAAATAAATACATCATTTTGCCACAATTGGTTAATCCCCAAATTAGCTAATTTCACCAATAAATTTGCCTTTATTAAATTAGATCTGACGTTAGTTGATTGGCCATCTCGACAGCCCTGCAGTGATGCCGATGTTGAGATCACCAATGGTTTTATCGACAGCGAAGACACTCAAGCAAAACGCCTATGCCAAGAGCAATGGAGCATGGTGTGTAGCCCTGCATTCAAACAACAACATTTTGATGCACTAGAAAAAAATGATATTTCGCAACTGCCCGCCATTCAAGTCAAAGGTTATGAAGAAAGCTGGATGCAATGGTTATGTCATCATGATATTCCGCCCGTCTCACCTAATATTCAACTCGAAATAAGTAATTCACTACATGCTTTAGAAGCCGTAAAGCAAGGCATTGGCTTAATGCTAGTTCGCTCGTTAGTCGCGGAAAAAGCACTGGTATCTGGCGAACTGGTGCTGGCGATGGAAGGCAGTATGCCCTCAGATTCAAGCCATTACATCATTACAGCCAATAAGCGTAGCGCCAAAGTAAATTTTTTTTGCGATTGGCTAGAGCAACAATACAGCAGACAACCAAATAGCAATGATGCTAACCCAGTAGTTTTTTCTAATGCGTAA